Proteins from a single region of Rhodopirellula halodulae:
- a CDS encoding carboxylesterase family protein — protein MKRGILLAAAFFSGCMVSAGPSCLIAQAEQSNETTQAQSEVAVNVSAGEQTENFFAIPNPAEGRPEKLPYLLYTPKDYVAGQEVPVLLFLHGLGESGDGDFGKLSIHGPPKRIAKEGQSFPFVVVAPQSPKPGNSREEIVESWRASELMSLLDHIEQHLTIDQSRVYLSGLSMGGFGSWRLAAKHPERFAAVVPVCGGGKVEWAESLATVPIWAFHGLKDNVVKVEESEEMVRAIQRAGGDVKLTIYPDAGHDSWTETFANPEVYAWLLRHQRPAQ, from the coding sequence ATGAAACGTGGAATCCTATTGGCAGCAGCCTTCTTCAGCGGGTGCATGGTTTCAGCCGGCCCGAGTTGCTTGATCGCTCAGGCCGAACAATCCAATGAAACGACACAAGCCCAGTCCGAGGTTGCAGTGAACGTTTCTGCCGGTGAACAAACGGAGAACTTTTTTGCGATTCCAAATCCGGCGGAAGGTCGCCCAGAGAAGTTGCCGTATCTGCTGTACACGCCCAAGGACTATGTCGCCGGGCAAGAGGTGCCCGTGTTGTTGTTCTTACACGGGCTTGGCGAGAGTGGTGATGGTGACTTTGGAAAGTTGTCGATCCATGGCCCGCCCAAACGCATCGCGAAGGAAGGGCAATCGTTCCCGTTTGTGGTCGTCGCACCACAAAGTCCCAAGCCGGGCAACAGCCGCGAGGAAATTGTGGAGTCATGGCGTGCTAGCGAGTTGATGAGCTTGCTGGATCACATCGAGCAGCATCTGACGATCGATCAAAGTCGGGTCTATCTGTCCGGTTTGAGCATGGGCGGTTTCGGTTCATGGCGATTGGCTGCCAAACATCCGGAGCGGTTTGCCGCGGTGGTGCCCGTGTGTGGCGGAGGCAAGGTTGAGTGGGCGGAAAGTCTGGCCACCGTTCCCATTTGGGCGTTTCATGGCCTGAAAGACAACGTGGTGAAGGTCGAGGAAAGCGAAGAAATGGTGCGGGCCATTCAACGAGCCGGCGGTGATGTGAAGCTAACGATCTATCCCGATGCGGGACATGACAGCTGGACCGAAACCTTTGCGAACCCGGAGGTCTACGCTTGGTTGCTGCGGCATCAGCGTCCGGCCCAATGA